A genomic stretch from Sander vitreus isolate 19-12246 chromosome 17, sanVit1, whole genome shotgun sequence includes:
- the ubac2 gene encoding ubiquitin-associated domain-containing protein 2, with the protein MFTSTGSRGLYKAPLSKGLLLVLNGLTVMLTLLPQYQELFVYNLQAVTQQHQVWRLLCGRLVCLDVKDSFCSSLLIYNFRVFERRFGTRKFASFLLGTWCLSALMDFLLAQAFQFLFDYEVEELPAGLLAPVFSLFVPFYRLIPRMPVTQVLGYIDITNKSLVYIVGLQLLTSGPFMWLLALSGLISGGLYHSNVLWLQKLLFVPAWVSCIGRYILEPLFSSSQPSSETPLGMGATLDIQRQQRMDILDQQLLLAQYNESTRNTRQQPQSGLLQWTRLFPSLRQRGQNRPPMQARPQAQPQPSTQSPLLDNSPVAEEQVALLVEMGFSRTDALEALRASNNDINMATNFLLQH; encoded by the exons ATGTTCACCTCCACTGGCTCTCGGGGCCTTT ACAAGGCTCCCCTGTCTAAAGGCCTCCTGCTGGTTCTCAATGGGCTGACTGTGATGCTCACCCTGCTGCCACAGTACCAAGAACTGTTCGTATACAACCTGCAGGCTGTCACACAGCAGCATCAG GTCTGGAGGTTGTTGTGTGGCAGGCTGGTCTGTCTAGATGTGAAGGACTCCTTTTGTAGCAGCCTGCTCATTTACAACTTTCGAGTCTTTGAGAGGAGGTTTGGCACCAGGAAGTTTGCC TCCTTCCTTTTGGGCACTTGGTGTCTCTCTGCGCTGATGGACTTCCTGCTAGCCCAGGCTTTCCAGTTTCTCTTTGACTATGAGGTGGAGGAACTGCCTGCAGGACT GCTGGCTCCAGTCTTCTCTCTATTTGTGCCTTTCTACCGGTTAATCCCCAGGATGCCGGTCACCCAGGTTCTGGGCTACATCGACATCACCAACAAGTCTCTGGTCTACATAGTAGGCTTGCAG CTGTTGACTTCCGGTCCCTTCATGTGGCTCCTTGCACTCAGTGGACTG aTCTCAGGCGGACTCTACCACTCCAATGTTCTCTGGTTACAGAAGCTCCTCTTTGTACCCGCCTGGGTGTCTTGTATTGGGCGTTATATTCTGGAGCCACTCTTCTCAA GCTCCCAACCGAGCAGTGAGACGCCCCTGGGGATGGGTGCCACTCTGGACATCCAGAGGCAGCAAAGGATGGACATACTCgatcagcagctgctgctggccCAATACAACGAGTCCACGAGGAACACTAGACAACAGCCACAG tctgGGTTGTTACAGTGGACCAGGTTGTTCCCCTCCCTCAGACAAAGAGGACAGAACCGACCCCCGATGCAGGCCCGCCCCCAGGCTCAGCCACAGCCATCCACACAGTCACCTCTACTGGACAACTCTCCTGTCGCAGAGGAGCAG GTTGCACTGTTGGTGGAAATGGGCTTTTCTAGGACTGATGCCCTCGAGGCCCTCAGAGCTTCAAACAACGACATCAACATGGCAACCAACTTCCTCTTGCAACACTGA